The proteins below are encoded in one region of Pseudonocardia sp. DSM 110487:
- a CDS encoding peptide chain release factor 3, producing MSEVLAEPARVPAEARRRRTFAVISHPDAGKSTLTEALALYAEVIDTAGAVHGKAGRRGVTSDWMEMERKRGISITSAVLQFGYRDCVINLLDTPGHGDFSEDTYRVLAAVDAAVMLLDAAKGLEPQTLKLFDVCRSRGIPVLTFVNKWDRPGREALELLDEVEQTIGLRPMPLTWPVGIAGELRGLVEVATGEFTRFSRTAGGATRAEAEPVPEAEIAAAEPEFWSAAQDEIALLAEIGAGFEEKDFLAGIATPVLFGAALTGVGVARLLDALVDLAPAPEPREDADGNPRPLEAPASGLVFKVQAGMDRAHRDRMAFVRMCSGRFERGMVLTHAATGRPFATKYAQAVFGQQRTTVEEAFPGDIVGLVNAGALRPGDTLYSTDPVHFPAIPSFAPEHFAVVRGADSGAFKQFRRGIEQLDSEGVIQVLVSDLRGDQAPVLAAVGPLQFEVVTSRLESEFRAPVTLEHLGYTVTRRTDEAGAELLKGQSEVEVLTRRADGALLAVFSNKWRMETVRRKFEDLVLEPLPAGIVR from the coding sequence ATGTCAGAGGTCCTTGCTGAGCCGGCCCGGGTGCCGGCCGAGGCGCGACGGCGCCGCACGTTCGCCGTGATCAGCCACCCGGACGCGGGCAAGTCCACCCTCACCGAGGCGCTCGCGCTGTACGCCGAGGTGATCGACACGGCGGGCGCCGTCCACGGCAAGGCCGGCCGCCGCGGCGTCACGTCGGACTGGATGGAGATGGAGCGCAAGCGCGGCATCTCCATCACGTCCGCTGTGCTGCAGTTCGGCTACCGCGACTGCGTGATCAACCTGCTCGACACCCCAGGCCACGGCGACTTCTCCGAGGACACCTACCGGGTGCTCGCCGCCGTCGACGCCGCGGTGATGCTGCTCGACGCCGCGAAGGGGCTCGAGCCGCAGACGCTCAAGCTGTTCGACGTCTGCCGCTCGCGGGGGATCCCGGTTCTCACGTTCGTCAACAAGTGGGACCGGCCCGGCCGGGAGGCCCTCGAGCTGCTCGACGAGGTGGAGCAGACGATCGGGCTGCGCCCGATGCCGCTCACGTGGCCGGTGGGCATCGCAGGTGAGCTGCGCGGGCTGGTCGAGGTCGCGACGGGGGAGTTCACCCGGTTCTCCCGCACCGCGGGCGGGGCCACCCGGGCCGAGGCCGAGCCGGTGCCCGAGGCGGAGATCGCCGCGGCGGAGCCGGAGTTCTGGTCGGCGGCGCAGGACGAGATCGCGCTGCTCGCCGAGATCGGTGCCGGGTTCGAGGAGAAGGACTTCCTCGCCGGCATCGCCACGCCCGTTCTCTTCGGCGCCGCGCTCACGGGCGTCGGCGTCGCCCGCCTGCTCGACGCGCTGGTCGACCTCGCGCCCGCCCCCGAGCCGCGCGAGGACGCCGACGGCAACCCGCGCCCGCTGGAGGCCCCGGCCTCCGGCCTGGTGTTCAAGGTGCAGGCAGGCATGGACCGCGCCCATCGCGACCGGATGGCGTTCGTGCGGATGTGCTCGGGCCGGTTCGAGCGCGGCATGGTGCTCACGCACGCCGCCACCGGCAGGCCGTTCGCCACCAAGTACGCGCAGGCGGTGTTCGGCCAGCAGCGCACCACCGTGGAGGAGGCGTTCCCCGGCGACATCGTTGGCCTCGTCAACGCGGGCGCCCTGCGGCCGGGTGACACCCTCTACTCCACCGACCCGGTGCACTTCCCTGCGATCCCGAGCTTCGCGCCAGAGCACTTCGCCGTGGTGCGCGGCGCCGACTCCGGCGCCTTCAAGCAGTTCCGCCGCGGGATCGAGCAGCTCGACAGCGAGGGCGTCATCCAGGTGCTCGTCTCGGACCTGCGCGGCGACCAGGCCCCGGTGCTCGCCGCGGTCGGGCCGCTGCAGTTCGAGGTGGTCACCTCGCGGCTGGAGTCGGAGTTCCGCGCGCCCGTCACCCTGGAGCACCTCGGCTACACGGTCACCCGCCGCACCGACGAGGCAGGCGCCGAGCTCCTCAAGGGACAGAGCGAGGTCGAGGTCCTCACCCGCCGCGCCGACGGCGCCCTGCTCGCGGTGTTCAGCAACAAGTGGCGGATGGAGACCGTGCGCCGCAAGTTCGAGGACCTGGTGCTTGAGCCGTTGCCGGCGGGCATCGTCCGCTGA